DNA sequence from the Lycium barbarum isolate Lr01 chromosome 5, ASM1917538v2, whole genome shotgun sequence genome:
ATTGTAGCATCAAAGATATCAAAGCAATTAATCCATACCGACCCAACTTTCAAGGCTCGTGCCAAGGTGTTTGCAGTGTCAATGTTCTGCGTAAATACTCCAGCAGCTAGACCATATCGACTATTATTAGCTCTCCTTATCACTTCATCAACATCCCTGTAATGAACAAATTCATATCATAAATATAAGTCGATCTGAAAACTTGCTAACAATATATATTCGGTCGGTCAGACATACTTAAATTTTAAGATTGACTGCACTGGACCAAAAATCTCATCCTGTGCAATCAGCATATCATCCTGACAATTGTACAATTTGTTAGTTATGACAATATATGGCCGTTGATGTTGAAAGTCATGTCCATTAAAGTGAAAATATATGTACCTTAACATTAGAGAAAACTGTGGGCTTAATATAATATCCCTTTTCACCAAGTTGCTCACCACCAGTTTCAAGAGTAGCTCCACTATCAACACCAGATCTAATGTACTTCAAGATCTTATCAAACTGTTTTGAATCAATCTGTTGTAACAGGAAACTCTTAGGTTTAATATTATTATCTTAAGAAAAGAATTAAAGGAAGGAGATATGCTTTTGTTTTTCTTCATACAAGAATTGCAGGATCATAACAATATTTTGATCCTGAACAGCAATAGGGAACGTAGAGATCATCAATACCTGAGGACCCTGCTCAGTGCCTGATTTAAACGGATCACCAACTGTGCGTTTCAAGGCACGTGCCTTTGCCTTCTCCACAAATTCATCATAGACTTTCTCGTGAACATAGGTCCGAGAGCCAGCACAGCAACATTGCCCCTtttaaaattaatgaaattgGTGTTAGTATCTACCATGAACCTGACCAACACCCTATCCAGAAGTATAGACAGGAAATACCTGATTAAAGAACAAAGCAAAGTGAGCTTGTTCAACGGCTGTATCAATATCAGCATCCTCACAAACAATGAAAGGGGATTTCCCTCCAAGTTCCAAAGTCACAGGCTTAAGATTGCTCTTAGCAGCCAATGCAAGTATAGCTTTTCCTGTATCTGTTGATCCAGTAAAAGCAAGCTGTCGTTGAAACAAAAGTGAATCAGTGGCCAATCCAGTGCAATATACTGGTATCTACTTCCAAATGCAAACTAAACATAGATATGAATAGATAGTTCAAGTCATCACTTATCTACTCATTAGACTTGAATAAGCTACTTAGGTGCATTAAAGAAGAGATTGGAAAATGAAAATTGAATTCATTGAAAGAAGTTCCTAAGACACTACAGTTTACAAATTATAGTTTAAGTTGAAAGACCTTTTAAAATGATATCAAGAGAGGGAAAAGAGAATCTGATGATGTAACTAATATCTGTCCATCTCAGATGCCGACTGTTTAGTTGATATCTCCAGTCATATCAGCCAATGAGCCAGCATCTTAATAACAAACTCTAGCTTATAACCCAATTTATTTTATCAAACAGACCGTTCTTATATCCTAATACGTTGAGCTCGGATAAATTGTAGCACAGCTGGCTAAAGATTCAAGCGCTATTTACTCTATAATCCCATAATACAATCCAGAATTGGTTAAGAATTAAGAGTAATGCTAACATCAAATACTTCTAGAGTTTCATATGAAATGGGATCAACACTAAAGATGCACTAGATTTCCTGCATGAAATGTATGAGTTATGACATTTGCTTCTCTGTAATTGTATAAACATTTCATCTTTTCAAAATGTTGCAGAAGAAAGCAAGTGAAAAGATTTCTTCACAGTTCTTTTtgaaataatactaataatatcaAATTGAGGGTTATTAGCTCATTTGGCAAAACTAGTAGCATTTGGCAAGAAAGGCATGCAAATGCCAATACATGAATTAAATGTTTGAATATGAACGAGAAGTAGTTATATTGTCTAGCAATCTTTCAAACCAAAACGATTTCCACCATATGAAGAAGTAAAAGCTGAAAAGCTAGGAATTTCAGATCTTCACACAGAAAGGACTAAAGACTGaagaaaaataactaaaaagTTTACCTTATCCACATCCATATGACTACAGAGAGCAGCACCAGCTGTGGGACCAAAACCAGATATGATATTCAAAACACCTTCAGGCAGCCCAGCCTATTAGTGTTAACAGAATATTAGAAATATCCCATAACGTAGATAACATGTAGCAAGTGACAACAACAAtgtattaaaaagaaaataagttgAGTTGTGGCATATCCTCGTTAACAAGTAGATGCTTCGATCAGTTTGTGATTGTTATTAGCACTTCAGTTACTTGGTATAAGAAGTATTGAAAAATTTCAGATTCTAGGATATTCTGTTATGGAATATTTTCataaaatttgaaaagaaatcCCATGCTTTCACTCAGATATGATGCCAAAAAGATGAAAGTTCATGGACTTGGGCAATAAAAGAGGAAATTTGGATGGTACCTCCTGCAATAGATTTGCTACATAGAATGCAGATAATGGGGTCTGCTCAGCTGTCTTTAGCACGATACTGTTGCCAGTAGCTAAAGCTGGGCCAATCTTCCAAGAAAACATGAGAAGAGGAAAATTCCATGGGATAATCTGACCAGCAACCCCGATTGGTTCATGCAATGTTTGAACATGATATGGTCCATCAGCAGGAATAGTCATACCATGAATTTTATCTGCCCAGCCTGCAGAGCCGATAGgacaacataaatactttcagGGACACGAAATAAGTGATGATATACTTGCTTTCCATTTGGATTTCTGACTTACCAGCATAATAACGGAGTAAACGTGCAACCATTGGTACTTCAATCTTAGCAGCCTGTTCATATGGCTTCCCAGTGTCCCAAGCCTCGAGTGTTGCAATTTGATCGTTATGTTTTTCAATCAGATCAGCAAAGCGCAACAATATCTTTGACCTTTCCTACAGTAATGAACCATGGAGGATTAGGTGTAATCTCACATGCACAACCATTAACATAGCATAAGAATGTACTAAGAGATAAGAAGTGGATACATAAGCAGTCATTCTGGGCCATGGTCCTTCATCGAAAGCCTTACGAGCAGCACCAACTGCCCGATTAATATCTTCCGCATCACCTTCAGCAACATGTGCAATTACCTCTCCTGTCCTGGGGTCGAGGGTCGGGAAAGTCTTTCCTAAAAGCTCAAGGAATTAGCTCCATTGTACAACAAAGGGCCAAATATAAACTCCATTATGGTGATTGACACGGATTAAAAAATTTACCTGATGCAGCATCAACAAATTGCCCGTTGATGAAAAGTTTATTATGTTCCACATTGACAGTTGGCTTGATGGGTTCCTCGAAGGCAGCCGCTGTGCTGTATTTATTAGCAGCTATTCCCCTCAGATGGGAATTTTTTCCTAAACAATATAGTTTTTCTCAGAATAATTCTCTAAAATATCATATAACATCTCAGAATGTCATCATCAATTCTGTAGGAAGAGCAAAGAGCAGCAAAAATCTCCCAAATCGAGGAGAAGGAATGATAATGACGCGTTGTAAAATGTTGTGCGAATTAAAGAAAATTGAAAGAGGACTATTAATCCTCTTTCCAGTTCAACCAGAAATTAGGAATGACATGTATTTGGATATCTGTTACCAAGTACATACAACATTTTCTGCAGTTACTGCAATTTACAGAAACAACCAATTTAACAAGTAAtgcttcacaaaaaaaaaaaaaaaaaaaaaacaatccttTCATCCAGATTCTGCCTTTGAATATCTTATAAGTGCAACACTCAATAAGAGTAACGGCTTAAAATTCAAAATGGTCAAAGTGAAAAAGGACTACAACTTTTTAATATTCATCCATATTCAGCCTTTGAATTGTTTACAAGTACAAGGTTGTTGACAAAGACTTTAACTCTGTATAATATTCAAACATTTCAATAAGAGTTCTGGCTTAAGATTCAGAATGGTCAAAGTGAAAAAGGATTATAACTCATGGTACTGAATCACATGTAGGTTTTAAGCATTCTTAATTATGAATTGATTATAATTTTACTAAAACATGTTGATCCTTCAAGTTAATTTCTTCTTTTTGATTGTCCAAGACTAGATCTTTTAGCATCCTGGGCGGAGCCAATGTAGTAGTTACATGTTAGGTACAATAACTTTGGCTCATATCCTATATTTGTTTTAAAAATTCATCTCATATGTATGAATTATCTATTCAGAACCAGTAATAAAAAAGAAAGGATCACATAAACTAAAAATCCTGGTTCCGCCTCTGATCCTCTGATCCTGAAATANNNNNNNNNNNNNNNNNNNNNNNNNNNNNNNNNNNNNNNNNNNNNNNNNNNNNNNNNNNNNNNNNNNNNNNNNNNNNNNNNNNNNNNNNNNNNNNNNNNNNNNNNNNNNNNNNNNNNNNNNNNNNNNNNNNNNNTTTATTTTTCAATTGATTTCTAAAAGGATTGGCAAATGTCACTGTGCGTAACACATCTAATTGGAGCTATTCCCAGACAGCCTGAGAGAAATCACAACCACCTCAAAAGAAAAACATATAATGGACTCCACCATTATTGCCAAAACACACAAAGATTGGAACTTTCCTTCCAATTCTTGAAATACTATGAATCCAGGGGTAATCACATAACAAGGTCATGTGATTCATTATAGATcatgaagaaaatgaaagaaatgcACATCACAAAATCATGATCAAACAAAATCCATTTTACACAAAACCAAATCCAAGAAAGAGAAAAACAGTGAATTGAGCAAAACATAAATAAATCTCAGATGAAAAAAAATGAATCACAAAGAttcatttagaaaaaaaaaaaaaatacccctCGAAAGCAGATTGAAAGAGGATGTGAAAGAGCGAGAGAGACGTGAGGAAAATACACGAGCCgccatttgtgaagatgaaaaTTACAGCAATGTATTCAAGAACCAATAAACGTAGCAACtttatataaataatatacaGGGAAAAGTCTTATGAATAGTTGTGTCACGTATATGGTGGGCACTGTGTATGGCTTGACAAATCAACAGAAACTAGCGGCCTAATAATAAAAACTTCAGATTTGAAAAAGATATATACAAAACATGAAATAGCAAGTAGCAATACGTTACTTATGTAGTCATTGCTGGCGCAATCTTTTCACCGCAATAATCATTGTCCTTATCATCAATGATCACTTCAAAGCTATAAATATCATTGCACTTTTGATCCCTTATTTCTTAGTAAATTTTAGTTTTGATTCATGTGATATTTGTCTAAGCACATTTATAgtttgtttggccaagcttctaaaaacagattattttaaaaagtgtttttgtctaaaaacagtttgtgtttgaccaattaatttaaaaagtatttttgagcagcaattagtgtttgactaagcttttaaaaagtacttttatgtatatttttctcaaaagtatttttcaaaaaagtgtttttgggcaaaagctatttttttagcttttgaaaaaccgctcctgctactccccaaaattacttattttcttccaaaagcttggccaaacacctcacttttttaaaataagcacttattgaaaaaaatgaatattttttaGGAGAACATAAActtggtcaaacaggctattaatctTAATAACTAAAATGCACGTTTTTTGTCCTTTTGCACGTAAAAACATGTGATATTTAAATATATTTGTAGAACTATATTAGCCTCGAATACGTAGTAACAGTACAAAAATAACATTCCACATCTATAATTAAATTCTTTAGTGCTTAAGAATTTGTTGAAGTTATAAAGATTTCACAATTAGAGGGGTGAGAAGTGCATATGTCAATTAATTGAACGTTAAATAAGCTTAACCAAAAATTTCAAGAACCAAAATCAAAACTTGTCAATATTTGAGGGACAAAATGCAAATTTCCCTGAGCTAAATAATCTGTCAAATAGGAAAAAAATGAACACCTCAAATTAAGATCATTACCAAAAACAAATTTCAAAAAGATTTAATTTTCAATTATACATATTGACAGTGTAAATATTCTTTTACTTTATCAATGCATTTTGACAGATTAGTTACTATTTTTCCTTTTGGATTAGATTGGAGCGTAGGATCTCTGTGTGTATTGATAATGATAAATTTCAACAAGTTGAAAAGGTTTTAGAAAAAATAAACATACAGATATGGAATTGATTTTTTCTCTCGATAACATACGTGGTAATGTGATCCTTACATGAACTTTTAGTACTGGTTAAGGCCTAGGTAACATATACTCCTATCTTTTAGGATAATTAACTCTGGTTAAGGTATCCTATCTTCGTGGATAAGAGTTAATTATGCTAAAAGATAAACAGTTAATTGTAGCATTTGAAGGTGAAAAAAATACAAAGATTGTTGAACTTGAAACGACATCCTACAAAGTATTAGGTTCTTTATATAGAAATAGTAGCAGCATTTTACCATTATAATTTGTATTATTAATTTGTCAACCTAAGTAGATGAACCATACTAACAAATATGAATTTCAACAATAGATTATTAATTGTAATTAAGAGATTCTCGAAGTGCCGTATCTTTTGACGTTTTTGGCAACAGAACCTTAAATTCATAAATATTGTATGCTGTGTTTTAATGTCTATGTAGTTTTTGGAATGTGATTTACCTTGATGCAACGGTTTGATTTTATGCCTAAATCTAGAGATTTTCAATTTTATTACTATTTCTCTTTTTCAGTCATATTCGAAAATTAAACTAAAGTAAACAAAAAGTTGTTAatcaaatgcaaaaaaaaaaaaaaaaaaaacctaaaaaaaaaatctgaatatTACATAAAACTAACATCGATCGACAAGTTATACCTACTTCTATCTTTTTCCTATTTATTTATAGTTAAAACGTTTTTTGTAATTTAAGTTAAAACACTTTATTCGAGCACTTACCCAGAGTGGGAACAGAAAATTTCAGAATTTAAAGGTATACTAGATTGAGGAAAAGAGTCCTATACGGAACTCCAAATTTGTATGTTCTAATAAAGGGAAAAAAAGTCATTGCTCTAttcaaaattaaagaaaaatgcttaaaattaaaattttgccTTGTAGTTATCAGGTTCATCAATGATCACTTCAAGAACTATAAATATAAGAGATATAATCGCACTTTTGTTCCCTCATTTATTGATAAGTTTGGATTTTGCATGCTTCTCGCAATTATTTGTCTAAGCATAttaatcttgaattgaattaACTAAAATGTACGTTTTTTGCCCTTTTACATATAAACAACATGTGATATTTAGACTATTTCTAATAGCTTGTTTGACCAATCTTATTTtttccccaattttttttttcaataagtgcttattttaaaatagcaaggtgtttggccaagttttttAGAGAAATTAAGTGTTTCTGGGGtatagcagaagcagtttttcagaagattaaaaaaatagtttttgcttaagaacacttttttgaaaagcactttttgagaaaaatatacttagaagcacttttaaaaagtttggtcaaacactaattgctgttcaaaaatgtttttaaaattaattgaccAAACATAAACTGTTTttaccaaaagtacttttttaaaaacacttttgagaaaagtacttttgaaaataagttgatattaaaagtttggtcaaacaggctataaaaCTATATTACGTAGTAATAGTACAAATCTAACATTCCACATCAATAATTGAATTCTTTAATGCTTGATAATTGATTAAGTTATAAAGATTTCACAATTAGAGGGATGAAAAGCATATATATCAATTAATTGAAAGTTAAGTAGGCTAAATAAAAAACATGTAAGGACCAAAATCAAAATTTGTTAATATTTGAGTGACTAAAAATGCAAATTTCCCCAAGCTAAATATTCTGTCAAGTTGCAAATGTTTAAAAATTAAACATAGAGATATGCTGATCTTTTTTTCGATCACATGTCTGATAATGTGATCTGTAAAGTAGATTACAGTTTTTGGAACAACATCTTTTCTGG
Encoded proteins:
- the LOC132641369 gene encoding benzaldehyde dehydrogenase, mitochondrial codes for the protein MAARVFSSRLSRSFTSSFNLLSRGKNSHLRGIAANKYSTAAAFEEPIKPTVNVEHNKLFINGQFVDAASGKTFPTLDPRTGEVIAHVAEGDAEDINRAVGAARKAFDEGPWPRMTAYERSKILLRFADLIEKHNDQIATLEAWDTGKPYEQAAKIEVPMVARLLRYYAGWADKIHGMTIPADGPYHVQTLHEPIGVAGQIIPWNFPLLMFSWKIGPALATGNSIVLKTAEQTPLSAFYVANLLQEAGLPEGVLNIISGFGPTAGAALCSHMDVDKLAFTGSTDTGKAILALAAKSNLKPVTLELGGKSPFIVCEDADIDTAVEQAHFALFFNQGQCCCAGSRTYVHEKVYDEFVEKAKARALKRTVGDPFKSGTEQGPQIDSKQFDKILKYIRSGVDSGATLETGGEQLGEKGYYIKPTVFSNVKDDMLIAQDEIFGPVQSILKFKDVDEVIRRANNSRYGLAAGVFTQNIDTANTLARALKVGSVWINCFDIFDATIPFGGYKMSGQGREKGEYSLKNYLQVKAVVTQLKNPAWL